AGGCCCCAGGTGGTGTTGGTGGGCTTGGGAGGAAAGGCGCGCAGGGCTTGTTCCATCAGGCGGGTGTCGCGGCTGGCGAGGGTGCTCCACAACTGCACCATCAGACTGTTGTGATAGGCCATATCGCTGACCCTGCCGTGGTGCGTGCCTGTGCCCAGGTAATGGATCAGGTCGCCCGGCGCCACGATGGCCTCGGCCTTGAAGGCCACCGCTGGGGCCACGATGCGCGCCGCCGCCCGCAGGGCGCGGGTCAGGTGATGCACCTCCGGCTGATTTTGGCTGCTGGTGCCCAGCCGTTTCCAGATAAAGGCGATGGCGTCCAGCCGGAAGACCTCCACCCCCCGGTTCGCCAGATTCAGGATGATGTCCACGAACTCGGTCAGCACGTCGGGGTTGCCCCAGTTCAGGTCCCACTGGTAGGTGTTGAAAGTGGTCCAGACCCAGCCGCCGCTCCCGCCCTCACCCGCGTGTTCGTCCCAGGTGAAGTTGCCAGGGGCGAAGTCGGGGAAGACCTCGGGCAGGGTGGCCTCGTAAGCGTCCGGCAGGCCGCGATCCGAAAAGAAATGGAAGTAGTCGCGGTACTGGTCCTCGCCCGCCCGCGCCCGCTCGGCCCACTCGTGTTCGCGGGCTACATGATTCAGGACCAGATCGAGGACCAGGCTGATGCCCCGGCCCCGCAGGTCGCGCGCCAGTCCCGAGAGGTCGTCCATGCTGCCCAGATCGGGGCGCACCGAACGGTAGTCGGCCACCGCGTAGCCGCCGTCGTTCTCGCCCTCACGTGGGCGCAGCAGCGGCATCAGGTGCAGGTAGGTGACACCAAGCCCTTCCAGATAGTCCACATGGTCCTGCACGCCGCACAGCGTTCCGGCGAAGCGGTCCGTGTAGGCCACGTAGCCCACCATGCGGGACGACTGCAGCCAGTCGGGGGAGAGCAACCGGGCCTCATCCAGCCGTTTCAGATCGGCTGGGCGGGTGTGGTAAGCCTGCAACATGATCTCCAGCAGGCGTTCCAGCAGGCCGTCGGCCCGCTCCAGGTACACCTCGCGCAGGCTGTCCAGCAACTCGGGGCCGTAGCGCTCCAGCCGCAGGAAGAAGGTCTCGGCGTCCCGGTCATCGTCGAAGGCCAGCCGTAGTCGCTCGGCCAGTTTGGGGGTCAGCAGGATGTCAGGCATGGTTGTCCATCAGCATACGGCGTACATGGAAGTGTTTCCAACACGGTCAGTGGTTGGCAAAGCAAAAGGCGGCAGATCACTCCGCCGCCTGTGGTGTGCGCTGTCGTTACTTCATCGCTTCTTCGCGGGTCACATTGAGGTAGACCGCCACGTCGTCCATGCTTTCCACCTGCGAGAGCGGAACGTAGTGGTGCTGGCCGTCGCTGCTGTCGCTCCTGGTCAATTTGACTCTGTCGCCTTCCAGGTGATCCACCGTGCCGACATGCTCGCCATTGTTGTCCTTGACCTGCATGTGCTCGCCGCCCTGGTCCAGACGCGCCTTGAGGTCCTTGGCAATGCGTTCGGTGATCTGGCCAGCGTCTGCGTTCTGGTTCTGTGTCATGACTCCAGGCTAGGCCGGGGGCATGACCGGCAGATTGGCGTGGGCGTTAGAGAACATTGAGATACAGAAATTCCTTTCCCGGTTGCGTAAGCGTCCACGCACAGCCCAGCGCACCTGCCCCCTAGGCTGGCACCCATGCGGTCTGCCCAGCCCAAGATCGATCACGCCCACGCCCTGAGATCCGACTTTTTCGCCGGTGATCCGGTGGCGGTGGCGCGTGCATTGATCGGCGCGGTGCTGGTGCGCGTCTTGAAGGACGGCGTGATACTTGCGGCCCGCATCGTGGAGACCGAGGGCTACGACTGCCCACGCGATCCCAGCTGCCACGTGATCGCTCGGCTGCCCGGCGCGGCGGGGGCGATGGGCGGCGAGCCGGGGCGCGTCTACTTTCATTTCGCCTACAGGCAGCCGCTGCTGAACGTCGTGTGCCGCCCCACGGGCATCCAGGCGTCCATCCTGATCCGGGCCGTTCAACCCCTGCTGGGCGAGGAGAGGATGCGCGAGTTGCGGCCCGTCAGACGTTCCCTTGACCTCAGCAACGGTCCCGCCAAGCTGGTCACGGCGCTGGGCCTGACCGGGGAATTGG
This genomic interval from Deinococcus humi contains the following:
- a CDS encoding alpha-amylase family protein; amino-acid sequence: MPDILLTPKLAERLRLAFDDDRDAETFFLRLERYGPELLDSLREVYLERADGLLERLLEIMLQAYHTRPADLKRLDEARLLSPDWLQSSRMVGYVAYTDRFAGTLCGVQDHVDYLEGLGVTYLHLMPLLRPREGENDGGYAVADYRSVRPDLGSMDDLSGLARDLRGRGISLVLDLVLNHVAREHEWAERARAGEDQYRDYFHFFSDRGLPDAYEATLPEVFPDFAPGNFTWDEHAGEGGSGGWVWTTFNTYQWDLNWGNPDVLTEFVDIILNLANRGVEVFRLDAIAFIWKRLGTSSQNQPEVHHLTRALRAAARIVAPAVAFKAEAIVAPGDLIHYLGTGTHHGRVSDMAYHNSLMVQLWSTLASRDTRLMEQALRAFPPKPTNTTWGLYVRCHDDIGWAISDADAARVGIGGPAHRHFLSDFYSGEFMGAFARGLVFQFNPVTGDRRISGSAASLAGLETALESGDETLISLAVERLLLLHTVILGFGGIPLLYMGDELALTNDYSYADTPEHAADNRWVHRPRMDWALAEDVQAHPDTPAGRVNAGLRHRIAVRKGLPHLHASIESHVIASPDPRVLMLRRDHPLGTLLELYNFSEERVVLPAYSLRGHLGEDARDALSGSAFHLTRPTLTLDPYRALWLTAAEVNT
- a CDS encoding DUF2171 domain-containing protein, coding for MTQNQNADAGQITERIAKDLKARLDQGGEHMQVKDNNGEHVGTVDHLEGDRVKLTRSDSSDGQHHYVPLSQVESMDDVAVYLNVTREEAMK
- a CDS encoding DNA-3-methyladenine glycosylase, with the protein product MRSAQPKIDHAHALRSDFFAGDPVAVARALIGAVLVRVLKDGVILAARIVETEGYDCPRDPSCHVIARLPGAAGAMGGEPGRVYFHFAYRQPLLNVVCRPTGIQASILIRAVQPLLGEERMRELRPVRRSLDLSNGPAKLVTALGLTGELGGQPIDSPSFYIVPGQTQPDSAVEITSRVGLRRGADLPWRFLMRGNPWVSPGTPSAGTTEAGLNGL